From the Acetobacter aceti genome, one window contains:
- the choW gene encoding choline ABC transporter permease subunit — translation MSRLEDWITSHKIPVGEVASNAVDWIRDHCQGAFDLISETIGSCADGFTNLLIAIPPVLFVALLTVAVWFWKRAIGTCILVALGLLFIINQGYWQETMATLSLIFFATITCMVIGVPIGIASAHRPWLARVLHPVLDLMQTLPTFVYLIPTLILFGLGTVPGTISTVVFAIPAPIRMTQMGILSVPKSLLEAGDAFGATPRQRLWKVEMPAALPMIREGLSQCIMLSLSMVVIAALVGAGGLGVPVVRALNTVQIDTGFESGLAIVLVAIILDRLCRKKTH, via the coding sequence ATGAGCAGGCTAGAAGACTGGATCACATCGCATAAAATACCTGTCGGTGAAGTAGCGTCGAATGCTGTCGACTGGATCAGGGATCATTGTCAGGGAGCTTTCGATCTCATCAGTGAGACGATCGGATCCTGTGCCGATGGCTTTACCAATCTTCTTATCGCCATTCCTCCTGTCCTGTTTGTGGCGCTTCTTACAGTTGCTGTCTGGTTCTGGAAACGTGCTATCGGAACCTGCATTCTTGTAGCGCTTGGTTTGCTGTTCATCATTAATCAGGGTTACTGGCAGGAAACGATGGCGACCCTGTCGCTCATCTTTTTTGCGACGATCACATGCATGGTTATCGGCGTGCCGATCGGGATTGCGTCGGCGCACCGGCCTTGGCTTGCGCGTGTTTTGCATCCGGTTCTTGATCTTATGCAGACGCTGCCGACTTTCGTTTATCTGATTCCGACTTTGATCCTTTTTGGTCTGGGAACAGTGCCCGGCACGATCTCCACCGTTGTTTTCGCTATTCCTGCTCCGATCCGTATGACGCAAATGGGGATTTTGTCCGTTCCTAAATCCTTGCTTGAGGCAGGCGATGCTTTTGGCGCCACTCCCAGACAGCGGTTGTGGAAAGTCGAAATGCCGGCGGCTCTCCCCATGATTCGCGAAGGTCTGAGTCAGTGTATCATGCTCAGCCTTTCCATGGTGGTGATAGCAGCGCTTGTCGGTGCGGGCGGACTGGGTGTGCCGGTCGTGCGGGCCCTGAACACGGTTCAGATCGACACCGGATTTGAATCCGGTCTGGCTATTGTGCTGGTCGCCATCATTCTTGACCGACTCTGCCGCAAGAAAACGCACTGA
- the betB gene encoding betaine-aldehyde dehydrogenase produces the protein MMQPPVPSAMARLDDERRRNFVSATLSVLADNGYVGTTLARIAERAEVSPSLLVHYFGDKDTLLATAFWHLSESLRHEIMSRFQAAHTPRERLQAVIDSLLGRDQFRQAEGTTWLSFWGQVPHVSTLKRIQRIYQKRMLSNLSHDLKALLPGRDIHSLATSIAALIDGTWLRAALSEWEEADSAAARAQVTAFLDSQIALHQAKQPTLAIHVRQTDVCANWINGRPTPSGGARFETRNPATGEVIAQVESAGEREHEIAVESAKRGQKIWARMTGTERGRILRRAADLLRRDNDMLAHIETLDTGKPIAETRAVDILSGADALEYFGSVACTINGEAMDLGEQAFAYTRREPLGVTAGIGAWNYPIQIACWKSAPALACGNAMIFKSSEMTPLTSVRLAEIYREAGVPDGVFNVLHGAGDVGRRLCADPDIRKVSLTGSVPTGKAVMREAANTLKYVTLELGGKSPLIIFDDADVDNAVSAALLGNFYSGGEICSNGTRVFVQSGIRGRFLAELKRRVEAMKIGDPLAMDTDVGALISVQHLEKVMTYVKNGLAEGAQLLTGGQRLTDGPFAKGAFMQPTIFTGCHDDMTIACEEIFGPVMTVLDFHHEDEVIARANATEFGLAAGVFTNNLARGHRVVAALEAGTCWINQYNITPIEMPFGGYKQSGLGRENSQAALDHYTQIKSVYVALGNVESPY, from the coding sequence ATGATGCAGCCCCCTGTCCCTTCCGCGATGGCACGACTGGATGATGAACGTCGTCGCAATTTCGTTTCCGCAACACTCTCCGTTCTCGCCGACAACGGATATGTAGGCACGACACTTGCCCGGATCGCTGAGCGCGCCGAAGTCTCTCCCAGCCTTCTGGTTCACTATTTTGGCGACAAGGATACCCTGCTCGCGACAGCCTTCTGGCATCTGTCAGAATCATTGCGTCACGAAATCATGAGCCGGTTTCAGGCGGCCCACACCCCGCGTGAACGTTTGCAGGCTGTGATCGATTCCCTACTCGGTCGTGACCAGTTTCGACAGGCGGAGGGCACGACCTGGTTATCTTTCTGGGGACAGGTTCCTCATGTGTCGACGCTGAAACGCATTCAGCGTATCTACCAGAAACGCATGCTGTCCAATCTTTCTCATGATCTGAAAGCCCTGCTGCCGGGGCGTGATATCCATTCCCTCGCCACCTCGATAGCGGCTCTGATTGACGGCACATGGTTGAGGGCAGCCCTGTCGGAATGGGAGGAGGCGGACAGTGCCGCCGCCCGGGCCCAGGTCACAGCCTTTCTGGATAGTCAGATCGCCCTGCATCAGGCCAAGCAGCCGACACTGGCCATTCACGTCAGGCAGACCGATGTCTGTGCCAACTGGATTAACGGACGCCCCACGCCGAGTGGAGGCGCACGGTTCGAAACACGGAATCCGGCCACTGGCGAAGTCATCGCGCAAGTGGAAAGCGCCGGAGAACGGGAACATGAGATCGCCGTGGAAAGCGCCAAACGGGGCCAAAAGATCTGGGCGCGGATGACCGGCACCGAGCGCGGTCGCATCCTGCGCCGGGCTGCTGACCTTCTCCGCCGTGACAACGACATGCTGGCCCACATCGAGACGCTCGACACTGGCAAACCGATCGCAGAAACGAGAGCCGTGGACATTCTCTCTGGTGCGGACGCTCTCGAATATTTCGGCTCCGTCGCCTGCACGATTAACGGTGAGGCGATGGATCTTGGCGAGCAGGCCTTCGCCTATACGCGCCGCGAACCCCTTGGTGTGACGGCAGGCATCGGCGCATGGAACTACCCGATCCAGATCGCCTGCTGGAAGTCTGCTCCGGCGCTGGCCTGCGGCAACGCGATGATCTTCAAGAGTTCCGAGATGACACCGCTGACATCGGTGCGGCTCGCCGAGATCTACCGTGAGGCAGGTGTGCCCGACGGTGTCTTCAACGTGCTGCACGGTGCCGGGGATGTGGGCCGACGCCTTTGCGCCGATCCTGATATTCGCAAGGTCAGCCTCACAGGGTCCGTTCCAACGGGCAAGGCGGTCATGCGTGAGGCCGCCAATACTCTGAAATATGTCACACTGGAACTCGGTGGAAAATCTCCTCTCATCATCTTCGATGATGCTGACGTGGACAATGCCGTTTCCGCCGCACTGCTCGGCAACTTCTACTCGGGTGGCGAAATCTGCTCGAACGGAACGCGGGTTTTCGTACAGTCGGGAATCCGCGGCCGCTTCCTTGCCGAACTGAAGCGGCGTGTCGAAGCGATGAAAATCGGTGATCCACTGGCGATGGATACAGATGTGGGCGCGCTCATCAGCGTGCAGCATCTTGAAAAAGTGATGACGTACGTAAAGAATGGCCTTGCCGAAGGGGCGCAACTTCTGACTGGTGGTCAGCGTCTGACCGATGGGCCCTTCGCCAAGGGGGCGTTCATGCAGCCGACCATCTTTACCGGCTGCCATGACGATATGACGATCGCATGTGAAGAAATCTTCGGTCCCGTCATGACCGTTCTCGATTTTCATCACGAGGATGAAGTGATCGCCCGCGCCAATGCGACAGAGTTCGGTCTGGCGGCAGGCGTGTTCACAAACAATCTCGCACGTGGCCACCGTGTGGTCGCAGCCCTGGAAGCAGGCACATGCTGGATCAACCAATACAATATCACGCCGATCGAAATGCCGTTCGGCGGCTACAAGCAGTCCGGTCTGGGTCGTGAAAACAGTCAGGCTGCTCTGGATCATTATACACAGATCAAGAGCGTCTATGTGGCGCTCGGCAATGTCGAATCCCCCTATTGA